The window CATCGATCCGGTTTGGGGCGCACTTTTAGCGACTTCATTTACTTGGTTTTTAACCGCATTAGGAGCTTCCTTCGTTTTCTTCTTCAAAACCATGAAAAGAGGTGTTCTTGATGGTATGCTTGGTTTTACAGGAGGGGTAATGGTAGCCGCCAGTTTCTGGAGCCTGTTGGCTCCGGCCATAGAAATGAGCCATGGCGAGGGATTCACTAAAGTATTGCCGTCAGTAATTGGATTTGCACTGGGCGCATTGTTCTTATTTGTTCTAGACAAGTTTCTCCCTCATTTACATATTAATTTCAAACCCAGTCAAAAAGAAGGGTTAGATACCGGATGGCATCGAACAACCTTATTAGTTCTGGCCATCACATTGCATAACATCCCGGAAGGACTGGCAGTAGGTGTCTTGTTTGGGGGGGTCGCAGCCGGAATCCCCGAAGCATCAATTGCCGGGGCAGTCGTACTGGCCATGGGGATCGGCATTCAAAATTTCCCTGAAGGAATTGCCGTTTCAATGCCCCTGAGAAGACAAGGCCTTAGCAGAAGAAAGAGTTTCTGGTACGGTCAGCTATCTGCAATCGTAGAACCCATAGCTGGGGTAATAGGAGCTGTTGCCGTTACTTTCTTCACTCCTGCCCTGCCTTACGCCCTGGCTTTTGCAGCAGGTGCCATGATATACGTAGTTGTAGAAGAGGTTATTC of the Zhouia spongiae genome contains:
- a CDS encoding ZIP family metal transporter, which produces MFKEIISFFESIDPVWGALLATSFTWFLTALGASFVFFFKTMKRGVLDGMLGFTGGVMVAASFWSLLAPAIEMSHGEGFTKVLPSVIGFALGALFLFVLDKFLPHLHINFKPSQKEGLDTGWHRTTLLVLAITLHNIPEGLAVGVLFGGVAAGIPEASIAGAVVLAMGIGIQNFPEGIAVSMPLRRQGLSRRKSFWYGQLSAIVEPIAGVIGAVAVTFFTPALPYALAFAAGAMIYVVVEEVIPETQQDKYTDVATLGFIGGFLVMMTLDVALG